A genomic segment from Gilvibacter sp. SZ-19 encodes:
- a CDS encoding DNA polymerase III subunit delta': MLFKDVLGHNHLVSHLQVSAEQGRVPHAQLFVGPSGVGVLPVALEYAAKLLSMNDLDNQNAVIERVRQLQHPDLHFVFPVATTAEVKKHPVSDLFLDSWRSFVAENPYGSLFEWYQHIGIENKQGRIGVDEAQDMVKKLSLKAHQGGYKVMIVWMAEKMNTECANKILKLVEEPPADSVLILIAENDEQIIGTIRSRCQKLNFPLLPQEAIATGLQNKFDLETATAQALAKRAEGDFSKAVHLHLHDGDNVTFERWFLYWVRTAFKAKGNKMAINDLLAWSEEVAASGRETQKQFLAFCTEFFRDAMLINYGAQEIVYYIPESPDFDLHKFAPFIHEGNIQEIIANISSALYHIERNGNPKIIFSDLAISLTRLIHKKAS, from the coding sequence ATGCTTTTTAAAGATGTTTTGGGTCATAATCACCTGGTCTCCCATTTGCAGGTTTCTGCGGAGCAAGGTCGGGTGCCACACGCCCAATTATTTGTTGGTCCGAGTGGTGTAGGTGTCTTGCCGGTAGCTTTAGAATATGCGGCTAAGCTATTGTCAATGAACGACTTAGACAACCAAAATGCTGTGATTGAGCGCGTTAGACAGCTCCAGCATCCAGACCTGCATTTTGTGTTTCCTGTAGCGACCACTGCGGAGGTAAAAAAGCATCCTGTTTCCGATCTGTTTTTAGATTCATGGCGGAGTTTTGTCGCTGAGAACCCTTACGGCAGTCTGTTCGAATGGTATCAACACATTGGAATTGAAAATAAGCAGGGGCGCATTGGCGTAGACGAAGCCCAAGACATGGTCAAAAAGCTTTCTTTAAAGGCGCACCAAGGAGGTTATAAGGTAATGATCGTTTGGATGGCCGAAAAGATGAACACGGAATGTGCCAACAAGATCCTTAAGTTGGTAGAAGAGCCTCCTGCAGATTCTGTACTGATCTTGATTGCCGAGAATGACGAACAGATCATTGGCACAATACGTTCACGTTGTCAAAAATTGAACTTCCCTTTACTTCCGCAAGAAGCCATTGCAACAGGTTTACAAAACAAGTTTGATCTTGAGACTGCTACAGCTCAAGCTCTGGCTAAACGCGCTGAGGGTGATTTTAGCAAGGCCGTACATCTTCATCTTCACGACGGCGATAATGTCACCTTTGAGCGTTGGTTTCTGTATTGGGTTCGAACGGCTTTTAAAGCAAAAGGAAATAAAATGGCCATCAATGATCTGCTTGCTTGGAGCGAAGAAGTGGCAGCCAGTGGTAGAGAAACTCAAAAACAATTTCTAGCCTTTTGCACAGAATTCTTTAGAGATGCGATGCTGATCAATTACGGCGCACAAGAAATCGTATACTATATTCCGGAGAGTCCAGACTTTGATCTTCACAAATTCGCTCCCTTTATTCACGAAGGCAATATTCAAGAAATAATCGCCAACATTTCTTCTGCTTTATATCATATTGAGCGTAACGGAAATCCGAAGATCATCTTCTCCGATCTGGCCATTTCACTTACTCGTTTGATCCACAAAAAAGCATCATAA
- a CDS encoding bifunctional 2-polyprenyl-6-hydroxyphenol methylase/3-demethylubiquinol 3-O-methyltransferase UbiG yields MNKNRSDLKTKLQVKDHFLSGELFNLLHDEELDMLYTDPVPEELAKYYESENYISHTDAKRSFVDRIYQMVKYWSVRSKMNLVESHVVGKKVLLDIGAGTGDFLLYAKKRGWSVSGIETNSSARALAKAKDLDLFKERPGGLIPKPTAISLWHVLEHLPDPKEYLKWIHTQLEEQGILIIAVPNFKSWDAKHYQSDWAAYDVPRHLWHFSKKSILELTNHHFFVEDIKPMVFDSFYVSLLSEKYRNGKSNLIRAFFNGLRSNMAAWSSGEFSSLIYVLRKR; encoded by the coding sequence ATGAACAAAAACAGATCGGACTTAAAAACAAAATTGCAAGTCAAAGATCACTTCTTAAGTGGAGAGCTATTTAACTTACTTCACGACGAGGAGCTCGACATGTTATATACCGATCCTGTTCCAGAGGAACTAGCAAAGTATTACGAGAGCGAGAACTATATTTCACACACCGATGCGAAAAGATCATTTGTAGACAGGATCTATCAAATGGTCAAATATTGGTCTGTGCGTTCCAAGATGAATTTGGTCGAATCTCATGTTGTCGGCAAAAAAGTGCTCTTAGATATAGGTGCTGGTACAGGAGACTTTTTGCTTTATGCAAAAAAACGTGGTTGGTCAGTTTCGGGAATCGAAACCAATTCGTCTGCGAGAGCTTTGGCCAAAGCAAAAGATCTGGATCTTTTTAAGGAGCGCCCTGGCGGATTAATTCCAAAACCGACCGCGATTAGCTTGTGGCATGTCTTAGAACATTTACCAGATCCGAAAGAATATCTCAAGTGGATTCACACCCAACTCGAAGAGCAGGGGATTTTAATAATTGCCGTTCCTAATTTTAAAAGTTGGGATGCTAAACACTACCAATCCGATTGGGCGGCTTACGATGTGCCTAGACATTTATGGCACTTTTCAAAAAAGAGCATTTTAGAATTGACCAATCATCATTTCTTTGTCGAGGATATTAAACCCATGGTCTTCGATTCATTTTATGTGAGTTTGCTTTCAGAGAAATACCGAAATGGAAAATCTAATTTGATCCGAGCTTTCTTTAATGGTTTGCGTTCAAATATGGCCGCTTGGAGCAGTGGAGAGTTTTCTTCTCTCATTTATGTGCTCCGGAAGCGCTAA
- the mnmG gene encoding tRNA uridine-5-carboxymethylaminomethyl(34) synthesis enzyme MnmG, translated as MFAESYDVIVVGAGHAGSEAAAAAANMGSKTLLITMNLQNIAQMSCNPAMGGIAKGQIVREIDALGGYSGIVSDKTAIQFKMLNKSKGPAMWSPRVQSDRMLFAAEWRALLEQTPNLDFYQEMVSGLIVEGDRIAGVRTSLGIEVRAKAVVLTNGTFLNGLIHIGEKQFGGGRAGERAAVGITKDLVDLGFDAGRMKTGTPPRVDGRSLDFSKMLEQPGDEDPAKFSYLPEIKPLTKQRSCHMTYTSPEVHNLLREGFDRSPMFNGRIKSIGPRYCPSIEDKIHRFADKDRHQLFVEPEGWHTVEYYVNGFSTSLPEEVQFKALRSVAGFENVKFFRPGYAIEYDYFPPTQLKHTLETKLVSGLFFAGQINGTTGYEEAGSQGLMAGINAHLKVQEKDPFILKRSEAYIGVLIDDLITKGTEEPYRMFTSRAEYRTLLRQDNADFRLTPKSYEIGLASKERLVNMEKKQAESDAFIHFFKTTSVSPELANPILESKESATVKQSDKMVRMFSRPRITMDDMKKIPAVFDYIHDNQLSDEVLEQTEIQVKYAGYIEKEKSNADKLNRLEGISIPDNFDYSKLKSLSFEAKEKLSTIRPTTISQASRISGVSPNDISVLLVYMGR; from the coding sequence ATGTTTGCTGAATCTTATGATGTAATAGTTGTTGGAGCAGGACATGCCGGATCCGAGGCTGCCGCTGCTGCCGCTAATATGGGGTCAAAGACTTTGTTGATCACCATGAATTTGCAGAATATAGCTCAAATGAGTTGTAACCCTGCTATGGGCGGTATTGCTAAGGGACAAATTGTTCGAGAGATAGACGCCCTTGGAGGCTACAGTGGTATTGTTAGTGATAAGACTGCTATCCAGTTCAAGATGCTCAATAAATCAAAAGGGCCTGCTATGTGGAGCCCAAGAGTTCAGAGTGATCGGATGTTGTTTGCTGCGGAGTGGAGAGCGCTATTGGAACAAACACCGAATCTGGATTTCTACCAGGAAATGGTTTCTGGTCTAATTGTGGAAGGCGATAGAATAGCGGGTGTTAGAACAAGTCTTGGAATCGAAGTACGAGCAAAAGCTGTAGTACTAACTAACGGCACCTTTCTAAACGGCCTAATCCATATTGGCGAGAAACAATTTGGAGGAGGACGAGCTGGTGAACGCGCAGCAGTGGGAATAACAAAAGATTTGGTTGATCTTGGTTTCGACGCAGGCCGAATGAAGACCGGAACACCACCTCGAGTTGACGGCCGATCTTTGGATTTTTCAAAAATGCTTGAACAACCAGGAGATGAAGATCCTGCTAAGTTTTCATATTTACCAGAGATAAAACCGCTCACAAAACAGCGGTCTTGCCATATGACCTACACGAGTCCAGAGGTGCATAATTTGCTACGCGAAGGCTTTGACAGATCACCCATGTTCAATGGTAGAATAAAAAGTATTGGGCCCAGATATTGTCCTTCTATAGAAGATAAGATCCACCGTTTTGCAGATAAAGATAGACACCAACTTTTTGTAGAACCAGAAGGATGGCATACGGTAGAATATTACGTAAATGGTTTTTCTACTTCTTTGCCAGAAGAAGTTCAATTTAAAGCTTTGCGTTCTGTGGCTGGTTTTGAAAATGTGAAATTTTTTAGACCAGGTTACGCTATCGAGTATGATTATTTTCCACCTACTCAATTAAAGCATACCCTAGAGACAAAATTGGTTTCGGGCTTGTTCTTTGCCGGCCAGATCAACGGAACAACAGGCTATGAAGAAGCGGGTTCACAAGGTTTAATGGCGGGTATAAATGCGCACCTAAAAGTGCAGGAAAAAGATCCTTTTATCCTTAAAAGAAGTGAAGCCTATATCGGTGTATTGATTGACGATTTGATCACCAAAGGAACAGAAGAGCCGTATCGTATGTTTACCTCTAGAGCAGAATACAGAACGCTGCTTAGACAAGATAATGCGGACTTTAGGCTTACTCCAAAATCTTATGAGATAGGACTGGCATCCAAAGAGCGCTTGGTGAATATGGAGAAGAAACAGGCCGAGTCAGACGCTTTTATTCACTTCTTTAAAACCACAAGCGTAAGTCCGGAATTAGCCAATCCTATCTTGGAATCTAAAGAGAGTGCTACCGTTAAGCAAAGCGATAAAATGGTACGTATGTTCTCGCGTCCAAGGATCACTATGGACGATATGAAAAAGATCCCTGCGGTCTTTGATTATATCCACGACAATCAACTTAGCGATGAGGTTCTGGAGCAAACCGAGATCCAAGTGAAGTATGCGGGATATATCGAAAAAGAGAAAAGCAATGCAGACAAACTTAATCGCTTAGAGGGGATCAGTATTCCAGATAATTTCGATTATTCTAAACTTAAGTCTTTGTCTTTTGAGGCTAAAGAAAAGCTATCTACAATTCGCCCAACAACCATTTCTCAGGCATCTCGAATAAGCGGAGTTTCTCCGAATGATATTTCGGTTTTGCTCGTTTATATGGGCCGATAA
- the ybeY gene encoding rRNA maturation RNase YbeY, which produces MDNINFENRTDHEILSWEKVTPWLEELCAKHGYNAGDISYLFCNDDYLLEINQQYLNHDTLTDIITFDYTFGKKVSADILISLERIEDNAKDFNVTYKQELCRVMAHGVLHCIGFKDKTESEAKKMRHAEEEAIQLFENQ; this is translated from the coding sequence ATGGATAACATCAACTTTGAGAACAGAACCGACCATGAGATCCTGTCTTGGGAAAAGGTCACACCTTGGTTAGAAGAATTGTGCGCAAAGCACGGTTATAATGCCGGTGATATTTCTTATCTGTTTTGCAATGATGATTATTTACTGGAGATCAATCAGCAGTATTTGAATCATGACACCCTTACAGATATAATCACTTTCGACTACACATTCGGTAAGAAGGTCTCCGCAGATATTCTTATATCGTTAGAGCGCATTGAGGATAATGCTAAGGATTTCAATGTTACTTATAAGCAGGAGTTATGCAGAGTAATGGCGCACGGAGTCCTTCACTGTATTGGTTTTAAGGATAAAACAGAATCCGAAGCGAAAAAGATGCGTCATGCCGAAGAAGAAGCTATCCAACTGTTTGAAAATCAGTAA
- a CDS encoding DUF4175 family protein, translating into MSTFVIIQQKLEQFIKKYYTNALIKGSLLFLAAGLLYLLVTLLVEHFLWLDSTGRAILFWAFVAVEVMLFVRFIATPLARLFQLQKGISHEEASKIIGSHFPEVSDKLLNVIQLNQNQRESELLAASIDQKAAELEPIPFKRAINYAGNLPYLKYVAIPVLLFVVISVLGGKDLFTDSYKRVVNYDTAYEPPAPFAFFLENESLEAIQHQPFMLRVATSGEVMPETAYLTYGGQRFLMKPVGPGLFQYEFKRPNTDIEFRLSANSVNSIPFTLKVVEVPTLVAMEMALDYPAYTGKPDEVLNNSGNATVPEGTTVSWKLQTVKTEQALLKTKDSTYVFEGDSGAFSKDLRLFNDLDYAITTSNARLKEYENLNFNISVVKDEYPNIQLSTQKDSIDDQITYFLGRISDDYGLKKLELVYYPSGEENKAVREDLPINKGTFDQFVATFPGQLNLEKGVAYEYYFEVFDNDGLRGGKSSKSGIYSYRVLTDSETEDKQLEQQEETIDNLDETLKDMKEREALLKELAKTQKEKANLNWNDKKKLENFFKRQEQQDELMKKFSKQLENNLEDFQKDEEDPYKEQLKERLKENEEMLEKNEELLKELQELQDKINKEELSEKLERLAKNNKNQEKNLEQLLELTKRYYVSQKAQKIANDLQELGKKQEELSQAPSEENTQEEQEKLNEAFEELKKQLEDLRKENEELKEPMPIPQDITGEKQVQEDQQNATEDLKNNDQQQASPKQQKAGQKMQEMGQQMQQQMAGASMEGMEEDIDMLRQILDNLVLFSFEQEALMEDFKRIDYNSAIFSTKLKTQNNLKQHFEHIDDSIFALALRQPMIGNSINELLTDVSFNIEKSLERLAENRVMMGVTSQQYTVTGANDLAVLLSDALNSMQNQMMMGAGSGSGSQGRGFQLPDIIKTQESLNEQMQQGMKQGQEGEGEGEGQGQGEGEGEGQGEGEGQGEGQGSNNGNGESNGSSDEDLNGELFRIYQEQQMLRKQLEDKMGEEGLKGSGGDILKKMEEIEEELLEKGFNERTLQKMTELKYEMLKLDEATFEQGQEQRRESETNKRDYTNPLLPSSLDVKKYFNTTEILNREALPMKRDYKKRVQEYFKGNDG; encoded by the coding sequence ATGAGCACCTTTGTGATCATCCAGCAAAAGCTGGAACAATTTATTAAAAAATACTACACCAATGCCCTTATAAAGGGTAGTTTGTTGTTTCTAGCAGCGGGTTTGCTCTATCTGCTAGTCACACTTTTGGTGGAGCATTTCTTATGGTTGGACTCTACGGGGCGCGCCATTTTGTTCTGGGCTTTTGTAGCCGTAGAGGTAATGCTTTTTGTGCGATTTATCGCAACTCCACTAGCGCGCTTGTTCCAGTTACAAAAAGGGATAAGTCACGAGGAGGCTTCTAAGATCATCGGGAGTCACTTCCCGGAGGTGAGTGATAAATTGCTCAACGTGATCCAACTCAATCAAAACCAAAGGGAGTCTGAACTCCTGGCAGCGAGCATAGACCAGAAAGCGGCAGAGTTAGAGCCCATACCCTTTAAACGCGCCATAAATTACGCAGGGAATTTACCTTATTTAAAATACGTGGCCATTCCCGTTTTACTCTTTGTGGTGATCAGTGTTTTGGGCGGGAAGGATCTTTTTACAGATTCGTATAAGCGGGTTGTAAATTACGATACGGCCTATGAGCCACCAGCACCCTTTGCCTTCTTTTTAGAGAACGAATCCTTAGAGGCTATACAACATCAGCCCTTTATGTTGCGCGTCGCCACCTCCGGTGAGGTGATGCCAGAAACAGCTTATTTGACCTATGGTGGCCAACGATTTTTGATGAAACCTGTAGGCCCCGGTCTTTTTCAATACGAGTTTAAAAGACCCAACACCGACATTGAGTTTCGCCTTAGCGCAAATTCCGTGAATTCCATTCCTTTCACTTTAAAAGTGGTGGAGGTTCCTACTTTGGTTGCCATGGAGATGGCCTTGGATTATCCCGCTTACACGGGGAAGCCAGACGAGGTTCTGAATAATTCTGGGAACGCGACCGTTCCAGAAGGAACCACTGTAAGTTGGAAATTACAAACGGTTAAGACAGAGCAAGCCCTGCTTAAAACCAAAGACAGCACTTATGTTTTTGAGGGAGATTCTGGCGCTTTTAGCAAGGATCTAAGACTATTTAACGACTTGGATTACGCCATTACCACTTCTAACGCAAGACTCAAAGAATACGAGAATCTGAATTTCAATATAAGCGTTGTTAAGGACGAATACCCGAATATTCAGCTCAGCACCCAAAAAGACAGTATAGACGATCAGATCACCTACTTTTTAGGACGTATTTCTGATGATTATGGCTTAAAGAAACTGGAATTGGTCTACTATCCCAGTGGTGAAGAGAACAAGGCTGTTCGAGAGGATCTGCCTATTAACAAGGGCACGTTTGACCAATTTGTAGCGACCTTTCCCGGACAATTGAATCTAGAAAAAGGCGTGGCCTACGAATACTATTTCGAGGTTTTTGACAACGATGGTTTACGCGGAGGAAAGAGTAGCAAGAGCGGCATTTACTCCTACCGAGTTTTGACAGATTCTGAGACCGAAGACAAGCAGCTCGAACAGCAAGAAGAGACCATAGACAATCTAGACGAGACTCTTAAGGACATGAAGGAGCGCGAGGCGCTGCTCAAGGAGTTGGCTAAAACTCAAAAGGAAAAGGCCAACCTGAACTGGAATGACAAGAAGAAGCTGGAGAATTTCTTTAAGCGGCAGGAGCAGCAAGACGAGCTCATGAAAAAGTTTTCGAAGCAATTGGAAAACAATCTCGAAGATTTTCAAAAAGACGAAGAAGACCCGTATAAAGAACAGCTTAAAGAACGCCTCAAGGAAAATGAGGAGATGTTAGAGAAGAACGAAGAGTTGCTCAAAGAGCTGCAAGAGCTTCAAGACAAGATCAACAAAGAAGAGCTGTCTGAAAAATTGGAGCGTTTAGCCAAGAACAATAAGAATCAGGAGAAGAATCTGGAACAGCTCTTAGAGTTGACCAAGCGTTATTATGTGTCTCAGAAAGCGCAGAAAATTGCTAACGATCTGCAAGAGCTCGGCAAGAAACAAGAGGAATTGAGCCAAGCTCCCTCCGAAGAGAACACTCAAGAAGAGCAAGAGAAACTCAACGAAGCTTTTGAAGAACTCAAAAAGCAATTAGAAGACCTCAGAAAGGAGAACGAGGAACTCAAGGAGCCTATGCCTATTCCTCAAGATATAACCGGAGAGAAGCAAGTACAAGAAGACCAGCAGAACGCTACAGAAGACCTAAAGAACAACGACCAGCAGCAGGCCAGTCCGAAGCAACAGAAAGCAGGGCAGAAAATGCAAGAAATGGGCCAGCAAATGCAACAGCAAATGGCGGGCGCTTCCATGGAGGGCATGGAAGAAGACATTGACATGTTGCGACAGATCTTAGATAATTTGGTGTTGTTCTCCTTTGAGCAGGAAGCCTTGATGGAAGACTTTAAGCGCATAGATTACAACAGCGCTATTTTTTCTACCAAGCTCAAAACGCAGAACAATTTAAAGCAGCACTTTGAGCATATAGACGACTCGATCTTTGCCTTGGCGCTTAGACAACCCATGATAGGCAATAGCATAAATGAGTTGCTTACCGATGTCTCTTTCAACATAGAAAAGTCTTTAGAGCGTTTGGCCGAGAACCGCGTAATGATGGGAGTGACTAGTCAGCAGTATACAGTTACAGGCGCTAATGACCTGGCGGTACTTTTAAGCGATGCTTTAAACAGCATGCAGAATCAGATGATGATGGGTGCTGGCTCTGGTTCGGGTAGCCAGGGAAGAGGTTTCCAATTACCAGACATCATTAAGACGCAGGAAAGCCTAAATGAGCAAATGCAACAAGGCATGAAACAAGGTCAAGAAGGTGAGGGCGAAGGCGAAGGCCAAGGTCAAGGAGAAGGCGAGGGCGAAGGCCAAGGAGAAGGAGAGGGTCAAGGCGAAGGTCAAGGCTCTAATAATGGAAATGGAGAAAGCAATGGCAGCTCAGACGAGGACTTAAATGGTGAGCTCTTTAGAATCTATCAGGAACAACAAATGCTGCGGAAGCAGTTAGAGGATAAAATGGGAGAGGAGGGCCTTAAAGGCTCCGGAGGAGATATTCTCAAGAAAATGGAAGAGATAGAAGAGGAGCTTTTGGAAAAAGGTTTCAATGAGCGAACTTTGCAAAAAATGACAGAGCTCAAGTACGAGATGCTTAAGTTAGATGAGGCGACTTTTGAGCAGGGACAGGAACAACGCAGAGAGTCTGAGACCAACAAAAGGGATTATACAAACCCCTTGTTACCTTCTAGTTTAGATGTTAAGAAATACTTCAATACTACAGAAATTCTTAACCGAGAAGCCTTACCTATGAAGCGCGATTATAAAAAGCGCGTACAAGAGTACTTTAAAGGAAACGATGGATAA
- a CDS encoding alkane 1-monooxygenase produces the protein MLQDLKYLSAFSIPAVAIFSLWMGESWAYFTPVFAFVLIPIMELLLPVNTENLDKETADSKLKNKFFDVLLYLNLPIVYGIIGYFLWSLSWANYSTSAIIGYTFSVGIVLGANGINVAHELGHRKTAWERTLSKILLLPAQYMHFYIEHNFGHHLHAATENDPASAAYNQSVYSFWFTSTTRQYRNAWQIQKRLLKAENLSFYSLKNDMFWYLLLQLAYFGVCFAFFGPMGLLLAAVIALIGILLLETINYIEHYGLRRAKTKSGRYERVSEIHSWNSNHVLGRVILYELTRHSDHHYKASKKYQVLEYHEVSPQLPFGYPTSMVLAMVPPLWFSIMNKRVPKEMVALQTAA, from the coding sequence ATGTTACAAGATCTCAAATACCTCTCTGCATTTTCCATTCCGGCAGTGGCTATTTTTTCTCTTTGGATGGGAGAAAGCTGGGCCTATTTTACGCCCGTTTTTGCCTTTGTGCTTATCCCTATCATGGAATTATTGCTCCCTGTAAACACCGAAAATCTAGATAAAGAAACCGCCGATTCCAAGTTAAAGAATAAGTTCTTTGATGTGCTCTTATATCTGAATCTGCCTATCGTTTACGGAATAATCGGATATTTCTTGTGGAGTTTGTCTTGGGCCAACTACAGCACCTCCGCCATTATTGGTTATACCTTTTCTGTGGGGATTGTGCTGGGTGCCAATGGCATTAATGTAGCCCATGAGCTGGGCCACAGAAAAACAGCTTGGGAACGTACTTTAAGTAAAATACTCTTGTTGCCGGCCCAGTATATGCACTTCTACATAGAACACAATTTTGGACATCATTTGCATGCAGCTACAGAAAATGATCCTGCATCTGCAGCCTACAACCAATCGGTATACTCCTTCTGGTTCACCTCTACAACAAGGCAGTATCGCAACGCTTGGCAAATTCAAAAGCGCCTGCTTAAGGCAGAAAATTTGAGCTTTTATAGCCTCAAGAACGATATGTTCTGGTATTTGCTTTTACAACTCGCCTATTTTGGTGTGTGCTTTGCCTTTTTTGGGCCGATGGGACTTTTGCTGGCCGCCGTTATAGCCCTTATTGGGATACTTCTCTTAGAAACCATCAACTATATTGAACATTACGGATTGCGTCGCGCAAAAACCAAAAGCGGTCGCTATGAAAGGGTGTCAGAGATCCACTCCTGGAACTCAAACCACGTATTGGGGCGTGTAATTCTCTATGAACTCACCCGTCACAGCGACCACCATTACAAAGCCAGTAAAAAATACCAAGTATTGGAGTATCACGAAGTAAGTCCACAGTTGCCCTTTGGCTACCCGACCTCTATGGTATTAGCTATGGTTCCGCCGCTATGGTTCTCCATTATGAACAAACGCGTTCCTAAAGAAATGGTGGCGCTGCAAACAGCCGCTTAA
- the gltX gene encoding glutamate--tRNA ligase, with protein sequence MSNAVRVRFAPSPTGPLHIGGVRTALFNYLFAKKHGGTFVLRIEDTDQTRYVPGAEDYIIEALNWLNIPFDEGPGKDGGFGPYRQSERKASYKQYADQLIASGHAYYAFDTPEALNDLRAQAEANKETFSYGWANRDNLDNSLGLSEADLQERLASGLPFVIRFKTPADETLTLKDIIRGEVKVHTSTLDDKVLFKSDGMPTYHLANIVDDHLMEITHVIRGEEWLPSLALHHLLYRSMGWDAPEFAHLPLIMKPVGKGKLSKRDGDKMGFPVFPLQWNPQEGASSAGYREDGYLPEAVVNMLALLGWNPGTEQEIFSLEELVAAFDLERVNKAGAKFDPEKTKWFQTHYIQQRSDEQLAEAFGEFLAAKNISTAMDLTPVVASLKERITFTEDLWTLGSFFFVAPDAYDEKAAKKAFKEDTPAIMRKVVGLLNEVEDFTAEHAAATVKGWIQSQEMGFGKVMMPLRLSLVGSLQGPDVFEIAALLGKAETIKRIEAAIAYMS encoded by the coding sequence ATGAGTAATGCTGTTCGCGTACGTTTTGCACCAAGCCCTACAGGCCCTTTACATATTGGAGGTGTCCGCACCGCCCTATTCAATTATTTGTTCGCTAAAAAACATGGTGGGACCTTTGTGCTCCGCATAGAAGATACCGACCAAACCCGTTATGTGCCGGGCGCAGAAGATTATATTATCGAGGCATTGAACTGGCTCAACATACCTTTTGACGAAGGCCCGGGAAAAGACGGCGGCTTTGGCCCTTACCGACAAAGTGAACGCAAGGCAAGCTATAAGCAATATGCAGATCAGCTCATTGCTTCAGGTCATGCCTATTACGCATTTGACACACCAGAGGCCTTGAATGACTTAAGAGCACAGGCCGAAGCCAACAAAGAAACCTTTAGCTACGGTTGGGCAAATAGAGACAACCTAGACAACAGCTTGGGTCTTTCAGAGGCTGACCTGCAAGAGCGTCTGGCATCTGGTCTTCCGTTTGTGATCCGTTTTAAAACGCCCGCGGACGAAACCCTTACACTTAAGGATATTATCCGCGGAGAAGTAAAGGTGCATACCTCTACCCTAGATGATAAAGTACTTTTTAAAAGCGACGGAATGCCTACCTATCATCTGGCCAATATTGTAGACGATCACTTAATGGAGATCACGCATGTAATTCGAGGTGAAGAATGGTTGCCCTCTTTAGCTTTGCACCATTTATTATACCGCTCTATGGGTTGGGATGCGCCAGAATTTGCTCACTTACCGCTAATTATGAAGCCGGTTGGAAAAGGAAAACTCTCTAAGCGTGACGGTGATAAAATGGGCTTCCCGGTATTCCCACTGCAGTGGAATCCACAAGAAGGAGCCTCTTCTGCTGGCTACAGAGAAGACGGTTATTTACCAGAGGCAGTAGTGAATATGTTGGCCCTTTTGGGTTGGAACCCAGGAACCGAACAAGAGATCTTCTCTTTGGAGGAACTAGTTGCTGCCTTTGACTTAGAGCGCGTAAACAAAGCTGGAGCTAAATTCGATCCGGAAAAAACCAAATGGTTTCAAACCCATTATATTCAGCAGCGCTCTGATGAGCAACTCGCTGAGGCCTTTGGAGAATTCCTAGCCGCCAAGAATATTAGCACTGCCATGGACCTAACTCCTGTGGTGGCTTCCTTAAAAGAACGCATCACTTTTACAGAAGATCTTTGGACCCTGGGTTCCTTCTTTTTTGTGGCTCCGGATGCTTACGATGAAAAAGCGGCTAAAAAGGCCTTTAAAGAAGACACGCCGGCCATTATGCGAAAGGTGGTCGGGCTACTCAATGAAGTAGAAGATTTTACTGCTGAGCATGCCGCTGCTACTGTAAAAGGCTGGATCCAAAGTCAAGAAATGGGCTTTGGCAAAGTAATGATGCCTTTGCGGCTGAGCTTGGTAGGTTCCCTACAAGGCCCGGATGTCTTTGAAATTGCCGCACTGCTCGGTAAAGCGGAGACCATCAAACGCATTGAGGCGGCTATAGCCTATATGTCCTAG